Proteins from one Candidatus Binataceae bacterium genomic window:
- a CDS encoding nitroreductase family deazaflavin-dependent oxidoreductase, translated as MDERVKQGLEREQIIDISTVGRKSGQARRIEIRLHYLDGKFYLSGTPGRPRSWYANLRAHPGFILHLKQHVQADLRARATPILEPAQRRAIFEAMKHKAADQRDVDAWTTGSPLVAVELVDQ; from the coding sequence ATGGATGAGCGAGTCAAACAAGGGTTGGAGCGCGAGCAGATAATCGATATTAGCACGGTCGGGCGGAAGTCCGGTCAAGCGCGTCGAATTGAGATCCGATTGCACTATCTCGACGGCAAGTTTTATCTGAGCGGTACCCCTGGGCGGCCGCGTAGCTGGTATGCCAACCTGCGCGCCCATCCCGGCTTTATCCTGCACCTCAAGCAGCACGTGCAGGCGGATCTGCGCGCGCGGGCAACTCCTATCCTGGAGCCCGCGCAACGGCGCGCGATTTTCGAAGCGATGAAACACAAGGCCGCCGACCAACGTGATGTCGATGCTTGGACCACCGGCAGCCCGCTGGTCGCGGTCGAATTGGTCGACCAGTAG
- a CDS encoding alpha/beta hydrolase: MLSSEKIKLKNGRSWQIYSAGKGADLVWLHGLGGVHAVDPAIEALAQSYRVIAPVAPGFNDRAELDQIMNIHELVLDYDDLLEELRLDQLPVVGHSFGAMLAAELAAHFPRRPSKLVLLSPLGLWNDAYPVADIFAQPYLQVENFLWHDVAARDRLAAQQAEGQNQVERIIAIAQGLTAVTKFIWPIPDKGLRRRLPRIKARTLIVLGGEDQFVPPAYAHDFAAGIARIQSLVVPGAGHMLPYEKPMEVMPAVQRFLNSE, from the coding sequence ATGCTGAGCAGCGAGAAGATCAAGCTTAAAAACGGCCGTTCCTGGCAGATCTATAGCGCCGGCAAGGGTGCCGACTTGGTTTGGCTGCACGGCCTGGGCGGCGTTCACGCGGTTGATCCGGCGATCGAAGCCTTGGCTCAAAGCTACCGGGTTATCGCGCCAGTTGCCCCGGGGTTCAACGACCGCGCCGAGCTGGACCAGATCATGAACATCCATGAGTTGGTCCTGGATTACGACGATTTGCTCGAGGAACTGCGGCTGGATCAACTACCGGTCGTAGGCCATTCCTTCGGCGCGATGCTGGCGGCGGAGTTGGCGGCCCATTTCCCGCGCCGCCCCAGCAAACTGGTGCTGCTCTCACCCTTGGGATTGTGGAATGACGCGTACCCGGTGGCTGATATTTTTGCGCAGCCCTATCTGCAAGTCGAAAACTTCCTATGGCATGACGTGGCCGCTCGCGATCGCTTGGCCGCTCAGCAGGCCGAAGGACAGAACCAGGTCGAGCGCATTATCGCCATTGCCCAGGGCTTAACGGCGGTCACCAAGTTCATCTGGCCGATCCCGGATAAGGGACTGCGCCGGCGGCTGCCCCGAATCAAGGCGCGCACCTTGATTGTCTTGGGCGGCGAGGACCAATTTGTGCCGCCGGCCTACGCGCACGATTTTGCCGCAGGCATCGCTCGCATCCAAAGCCTGGTGGTACCAGGCGCCGGACATATGCTGCCCTACGAAAAGCCGATGGAAGTGATGCCCGCGGTGCAGCGCTTTCTGAACTCCGAATAG
- a CDS encoding LLM class flavin-dependent oxidoreductase, with product MKFHWFHLMPYPHLPDDFRQKYHSVWVDVPSHLFDPAKGHVAYNDYLDELEYAESAGFDGVCVNEHHQNAYGLMPSPNLMAAALTRRTSRVKLVLMGNSVALYDPPTRVAEEMAMLDVMSGGRLVAGFPVGTPMDTVFTYGRSPATLREKYWEGVDLITRAWSDPEVFAFNGKYTQLRYVNIWPRPIQKPRPPVWIPGGGTVETWEGCVKRRFLYAHLSYFGYVAAQKVMDGWWETVARHGVEPNPYQAGFLQFVAVADNDAEAERLYAGPALYFYQRCLNVYPGFSDPPGYGTIATLRAGIESQVARAARQQSLGELTWGELLERRYIVSGSPKSVVQQLNEMADKLRVGHLMVLCHYGNMSKETTFYNTSRFAKEVIPHLRPRFSEWEDKWWPTDTLEHIAKPAPLPANV from the coding sequence ATGAAATTCCATTGGTTTCACTTGATGCCGTATCCGCATCTGCCGGACGACTTCCGCCAAAAATATCACTCGGTTTGGGTAGACGTCCCCTCGCACCTGTTCGACCCGGCTAAAGGACATGTCGCCTACAACGATTACCTCGACGAGCTGGAGTATGCCGAAAGCGCGGGCTTCGACGGAGTCTGCGTCAACGAACATCATCAGAACGCTTATGGGTTGATGCCCTCGCCCAACCTGATGGCAGCGGCGCTGACTCGCCGCACCTCGCGGGTCAAGCTGGTCTTGATGGGCAATTCGGTGGCCTTGTACGACCCCCCCACCCGGGTGGCAGAAGAGATGGCAATGCTCGACGTGATGTCGGGTGGGCGGCTAGTGGCGGGTTTTCCGGTTGGCACGCCGATGGACACGGTTTTCACCTATGGACGCTCGCCGGCCACTTTGCGCGAAAAATATTGGGAAGGGGTCGATCTTATCACCCGAGCATGGAGCGATCCCGAGGTCTTCGCCTTCAACGGCAAATATACCCAGTTGCGCTACGTTAATATCTGGCCGCGACCAATTCAAAAACCCCGGCCGCCGGTCTGGATTCCGGGTGGTGGCACGGTGGAGACCTGGGAGGGATGCGTCAAGCGCAGGTTTCTTTACGCCCATCTCTCGTACTTTGGCTATGTCGCGGCACAAAAGGTGATGGACGGCTGGTGGGAAACGGTGGCGCGCCATGGGGTTGAACCCAATCCCTATCAGGCCGGCTTTTTGCAATTCGTGGCCGTAGCCGACAACGACGCCGAGGCGGAGCGGCTTTACGCCGGGCCGGCGCTGTATTTTTACCAGCGCTGCCTCAACGTTTACCCCGGTTTTTCCGATCCCCCCGGTTATGGCACGATCGCGACCCTGCGCGCAGGAATCGAAAGCCAGGTGGCGCGCGCCGCGCGCCAGCAGAGCTTGGGCGAGTTGACCTGGGGCGAGCTGCTAGAGCGCCGCTATATCGTAAGCGGCAGTCCCAAGTCGGTAGTTCAACAGCTCAACGAGATGGCCGATAAGTTACGGGTGGGTCATCTAATGGTGCTGTGCCACTACGGCAACATGTCCAAGGAGACCACCTTCTACAACACCTCCCGCTTTGCCAAGGAGGTCATTCCCCACCTGCGCCCGCGCTTCAGCGAATGGGAAGACAAATGGTGGCCCACCGATACGCTGGAACATATTGCCAAACCCGCCCCGCTCCCGGCTAACGTGTAA